One window from the genome of Equus quagga isolate Etosha38 chromosome 6, UCLA_HA_Equagga_1.0, whole genome shotgun sequence encodes:
- the SLITRK5 gene encoding SLIT and NTRK-like protein 5 — MHTCCPPVTLEQDLHRKMHSWMLQTLAFALTSLVLSCAETIDYYGEICDNACPCEEKDGILTVSCENRGIISLSEISPPRFPIYHLLLSGNLLNRLYPNEFVNYTGASILHLGSNVIQDIETGAFHGLRGLRRLHLNNNKLELLRDDTFLGLESLEYLQVDYNYISVIEPNAFGKLHLLQVLILNDNLLSSLPNNLFRFVPLTHLDLRGNRLKLLPYVGLLQHMDKVVELQLEENPWNCSCELISLKDWLDSISYSALVGDVVCETPFRLHGRDLDEVSKQELCPRKLISDYEMRPQTPLSTTGYLHTTPASVNSVATSSSAVYKPPLKSPKGTRQPNKPRARPTSRQPSKDLGYSNYGPSIAYQTKSPVPLECPTACTCNLQISDLGLNVNCQERKIESIAELQPKPYNPKKMYLTENYIAVVRRSDFLEATGLDLLHLGNNRISMIQDRAFGDLTNLRRLYLNGNRIERLNPELFYGLQSLQYLFLQYNLIREIQSGTFDPVPNLQLLFLNNNLLQSMPSGVFSGLTLLRLNLRSNHFTSLPVSGVLDQLKSLIQIDLHDNPWDCTCDVVGMKLWVEQLKVGVLVDEVICKAPKKFAETDMRSIKSELLCPDYSDVVVSTPTPSSIQVPERTSSVTPAVRLNSTGAPAGLGAGGGASSVPLSVLILSLLLVFIMSVFVAAGLFVLVMKRRKKNQSDHTSTNNSDVSSFNMQYSVYGGGGGSGGHPHAHVHHRGPALPKVKTPAGHVYEYIPHPLGHMCKNPIYRSREGNSVEDYKDLHELKVTYSSNHHLQQQPPPPPPPQPQQQPPPPQLQLQPGEEERRESHHLRSPAYSVSTIEPREDLLSPVQDADRFYRGILEPDKHCSTTPAGNSLPEYPKFPCSPAAYTFSPNYDLRRPHQYLHPGAGDSRLREPVLYSPPSAVFVEPNRNEYLELKAKLNVEPDYLEVLEKQTTFSQF, encoded by the coding sequence ATGCACACTTGCTGCCCCCCAGTAACTTTGGAACAGGACCTTCACAGAAAAATGCATAGCTGGATGCTGCAGACTCTAGCGTTTGCTCTAACATCTCTCGTCCTTTCGTGTGCAGAAACCATCGATTATTATGGGGAAATCTGTGACAATGCATGTCCTTGTGAGGAAAAGGACGGCATTTTAACTGTGAGCTGTGAAAACCGGGGGATCATCAGCCTCTCTGAAATTAGCCCTCCTCGTTTCCCAATCTACCACCTCTTGTTGTCTGGAAACCTTTTGAACCGTCTCTATCCCAATGAGTTTGTCAATTACACTGGGGCTTCAATTTTGCATCTAGGTAGCAACGTTATCCAGGACATTGAGACCGGGGCTTTCCATGGGCTGCGGGGTTTAAGGAGATTGCATCTGAACAATAATAAACTGGAACTTCTGCGCGATGATACCTTCCTTGGCTTGGAGAGCCTGGAGTACCTACAGGTCGATTACAATTACATCAGTGTCATTGAACCCAATGCTTTTGGGAAACTGCATTTGTTGCAGGTGCTTATCCTCAATGACAATCTCTTGTCCAGTTTACCCAACAACCTTTTCCGTTTTGTGCCCTTAACACACTTGGACCTGCGGGGGAACCGGCTGAAACTTCTGCCCTATGTGGGGCTGTTGCAGCACATGGATAAAGTTGTGGAGTTACAGCTGGAGGAAAACCCCTGGAACTGCTCCTGTGAGCTGATCTCTCTCAAGGATTGGTTGGACAGCATCTCCTACTCGGCCCTGGTGGGGGATGTGGTTTGTGAGACCCCCTTCCGCTTACACGGCCGGGACTTGGACGAGGTGTCCAAGCAGGAACTTTGCCCAAGGAAACTTATTTCAGACTACGAGATGAGGCCGCAGACGCCTTTGAGCACCACGGGGTATTTACACACCACCCCAGCTTCGGTGAATTCCGTGGCCACTTCTTCCTCTGCTGTTTACAAACCTCCCTTGAAGTCCCCTAAGGGGACCCGCCAACCCAACAAGCCCAGGGCGCGCCCCACCTCTCGGCAGCCCTCCAAGGACTTGGGCTACAGTAACTATGGCCCCAGCATCGCCTACCAGACCAAATCTCCGGTGCCTTTGGAGTGTCCCACCGCGTGCACTTGCAACCTGCAAATCTCCGATCTGGGCCTCAACGTCAACTGCCAGGAGCGCAAGATCGAGAGCATCGCAGAGCTGCAGCCCAAGCCCTACAACCCCAAGAAAATGTATCTGACAGAGAACTACATCGCCGTCGTGCGCAGGAGCGACTTCCTGGAGGCCACCGGGCTGGACCTCCTACACCTGGGCAACAACCGCATCTCGATGATCCAGGACCGCGCTTTCGGGGATCTCACCAACCTGAGGCGCCTCTACCTAAATGGCAACAGGATCGAGAGGCTGAACCCGGAGTTGTTCTATGGCCTGCAGAGCCTGCAATATCTCTTCCTCCAGTACAATCTCATTCGCGAGATTCAGTCTGGGACTTTCGATCCGGTCCCAAACCTCCAGCTGCTATTCCTGAATAACAACCTCCTGCAAAGCATGCCCTCAGGCGTCTTCTCAGGCCTGACCCTCCTCAGGCTAAACCTGAGGAGTAACCACTTCACCTCCTTGCCGGTGAGTGGAGTTCTGGACCAGCTGAAGTCACTTATCCAAATAGACCTGCACGACAACCCATGGGATTGCACCTGCGACGTGGTGGGCATGAAGCTGTGGGTCGAGCAGCTCAAAGTGGGTGTCTTGGTGGACGAGGTCATCTGCAAGGCGCCCAAGAAGTTCGCTGAGACGGATATGCGCTCCATCAAGTCGGAGCTGCTGTGCCCAGACTACTCGGACGTGGTGGTTTCCACgcccactccctcctccatccaGGTCCCAGAGAGGACCAGCTCGGTGACCCCCGCGGTGCGTCTGAACAGCACCGGCGCCCCCGCGGGCTTGGGCGCGGGCGGAGGTGCGTCGTCGGTGCCCTTGTCGGTGCTGATCCTCAGCCTGCTGCTGGTTTTCATCATGTCCGTCTTCGTGGCCGCCGGGCTCTTCGTGCTGGTCATGAAGCGCAGGAAGAAGAACCAGAGTGACCACACCAGCACCAACAATTCCGACGTGAGCTCCTTCAACATGCAGTACAGCGTgtacggcggcggcggcggctcgggcGGCCACCCGCACGCGCACGTGCACCACCGCGGGCCCGCGCTGCCCAAGGTGAAGACGCCCGCGGGCCACGTGTACGAGTACATCCCCCATCCACTGGGCCACATGTGCAAAAACCCCATCTACCGCTCCCGAGAGGGCAACTCCGTGGAGGATTACAAAGACCTGCACGAGCTCAAGGTCACCTACAGCAGCAACCACCACCTGCAGCaacagccgccgccgccgccgccaccgcagccccagcagcagccccCGCCGCCGCAGCTGCAGCTGCAgccgggggaggaggagaggcgggAAAGCCACCACTTGCGGAGCCCCGCCTATAGCGTCAGCACCATCGAGCCCCGGGAGGACCTACTGTCGCCGGTGCAGGACGCCGACCGCTTTTACAGGGGCATTTTAGAACCAGACAAACACTGCTCCACCACCCCCGCCGGCAATAGCCTCCCGGAATATCCCAAATTCCCGTGCAGCCCCGCTGCTTACACTTTCTCCCCCAACTATGACCTGAGACGCCCCCATCAGTATTTGCACCCGGGGGCAGGGGACAGCAGGCTGCGGGAACCGGTGCTCTACAGCCCCCCCAGTGCTGTCTTTGTAGAACCCAACCGGAACGAATATCTGGAgttaaaagcaaaactaaacgTTGAGCCGGACTACCTCGAAGTGCTGGAAAAACAGACCACATTTAGCCAGTTCTAA